One segment of Alnus glutinosa chromosome 2, dhAlnGlut1.1, whole genome shotgun sequence DNA contains the following:
- the LOC133860073 gene encoding uncharacterized protein LOC133860073: MARPALILGVVALLLVSCALGSSVDMPFILANKKASLTRLKSGAERVSVSIDIYNQGSSTAYDVSLTDDSWSQDVFDIVSGNTSISWERLDAGGLLTHSFELDAKAKGLFYGAPAVITFRIPTKAALQEAFSTPILPLDVLADRPPEKKFLWAKRLLAKYGSLISVISIIVLFVYLVSTPSKSGGAKGSKKKR, from the exons ATGGCTCGGCCAGCTCTGATCTTGGGTGTGGTGGCTCTGTTGCTGGTCTCGTGCGCGCTGGGCAGCTCAGTCGACATGCCCTTCATCTTGGCTAACAAGAAGGCCTCGCTCACAAGGCTCAAGTCCGGTGCCGAACGCGTCTCCGTCTCCATCGACATCTACAACCAAGGATCCTC caccGCATATGATGTAAGTCTTACAGACGATAGCTGGTCTCAAGATGTGTTTGATATTGTCAGTGGTAACACTTCAATTTCATGGGAAAGGCTTGATGC TGGTGGTCTTCTAACCCACTCTTTTGAGTTGGATGCCAAAGCAAAAGGATTGTTCTATGGTGCCCCAGCTGTCATTACATTCCGCATTCCCACAAAGGCGGCTCTTCAG GAGGCATTCTCGACTCCAATCTTGCCTTTAGATGTCCTTGCAGATAGACCTCCTGAGAAGAAGTTTTTGTGG GCTAAG AGGTTGCTGGCAAAATATGGTTCTCTAATTTCTGTGATATCCATTATCGTCCTGTTTGTGTACCTGGTCAGTACTCCATCGAAATCCGGTGGTGCCAAAGGAAGCAAGAAGAAGCGCTAA
- the LOC133860072 gene encoding GEM-like protein 5, with translation MLNNKNTSKTHTKKFPQNKLASTSGLSPKMDRTTSSTQESPPLYPSLSSPTAKEADPSSDDHKASPVASSLSTPPNKEGTQSHDHKLAPSPSSPPPDDTDSAEKWPGTHIMGQPAAPTSHPDNKKAALWGAGGGESDEAQNYHHPYLQVNPIEKPSNSPMESILHKFNSWGKKAETIGNNIWHNLRTSSSVSEAAWGKMNLTAKAITGGGFEALYKQTFTTFPDEKLKKTFACYLSTSTGPVAGTLYLSNAHAAFCSDRPLSFTAPSGQETWSYYKVMVPLGKIGTINPEITSETPAEKYIQIVTIDGHDFWFMGFVNYDKASRHLSESISSFVASGIAAKPVVE, from the exons ATGCTCAATAACAAGAATACCTCCAAAACTCACACCAAGAAATTCCCACAAAACAAATTAGCTTCAACTTCAGGGCTTTCGCCAAAGATGGACAGAACCACCAGTTCCACCCAAGAATCACCACCTCTGTACCCCTCCTTGTCCTCCCCCACAGCAAAGGAAGCAGATCCTTCTTCTGATGATCACAAAGCATCACCAGTGGCATCATCATTGTCCACGCCTCCAAACAAAGAAGGAACACAATCTCATGATCATAAACTTGCTCCATCACCCTCGTCTCCACCACCGGACGATACTGACAGCGCCGAGAAATGGCCGGGGACTCATATCATGGGGCAACCTGCTGCTCCCACAAGCCACCCAGATAACAAGAAAGCGGCTTTATGGGGTGCCGGCGGCGGCGAATCTGATGAAGCTCAAAATTACCATCACCCTTACCTCCAGGTCAACCCTATTGAGAAGCCAAGCAACAGTCCAATGGAATCCATTCTCCATAAGTTCAACTCTTGGGGCAAAAAGGCTGAAACCATAGGCAACAACATCTGGCACAACC TGAGAACCAGCTCGTCTGTATCTGAGGCTGCGTGGGGGAAGATGAACCTGACAGCCAAGGCAATCACAGGAGGTGGGTTTGAGGCTTTATACAAGCAGACATTCACTACCTTTCCCGACGAGAAGCTGAAGAAGACCTTCGCCTGTTATCTGTCAACCTCAACCGGACCCGTTGCTGGAACTCTCTACCTGTCCAATGCTCATGCAGCTTTCTGCAGCGACCGCCCCTTATCATTCACTGCACCGTCTGGCCAGGAGACTTGGAGCTACTACAAG GTTATGGTACCTTTGGGCAAGATTGGCACCATCAATCCTGAAATCACGAGTGAAACTCCAGCAGAAAAGTACATCCAGATTGTTACGATTGATGGACATGATTTctggtttatgggttttgttaaTTATGACAAAGCATCTAGACATCTCTCGGAAAGTATCTCTAGCTTTGTAGCATCTGGGATAGCAGCAAAACCAGTGGTTGAATAA